The Miltoncostaea marina DNA window GTCCACGTCGAAGAAGCGGCCGGTGATGCGCACCTCGAGCTCCGTACCGCGGATCGATCCGTAGTCCGTGTACGAGTTGGTCTTGATCGAGGTCAGCTCGACGTTCGCCCGGTCGGCGAGCCGCTGGAGCTGCACGATCGCGCCCGGCGCGTCGGCGCCGTCCGGCAGGGCCTTGGCCAGGCGCAGCCGCTCGGCCGCGCGGGCCGTGTCGCTGCGCGTCGAGACCGAGTAGCGCGAGAGCGTGTCGCGCATGGCGCCGGCCTCGTCGCGGACGGCCTCGAGCCGGTCGCGCTCGGCCTGGAGGTCGGCGGACGCCGGCTTCACGACGAACCACCAGAAGCCTCCGAGCACCGCGACGACCCCCAGCACCGCGAGGAGGATCCTGTCCCGCTTGGTCACCTTCATGGCGTGGCTCCGGTGGCGGCCCCGGGCGCGGAGCCGGTCGGCGCGAGGACGTCGCGGTCCTGCGCGCGCTGGTCGATCGGGATGTCGATCACGAAGTGGATGACCTCGCGGCCGCCCTTGAGCTCGACCTCGCTGCTCGCGAGGCGCGGCTCGCCGAGCCCGCGCACCGTGGCGGCGCGCGCCATGGCGAGCGCCACCTGCGGCTGGGTGAACGCGTAGCCGTCGAGGTGGACGCCGCGCGGCACGACGGCGACCGGGGTGCCGGGCGCCGCGGCGACGGCCGCCGGGTCGGCCGCCGCGGGGTCGGCCTCGCCCTTCAGGTTGACGAGCCACACCTGGCGGGGCATCGCCGAGGAGAGGTCGCGCACGAGGCGCTCCCAGTTGACCCGGTTCTGGACCAGGCTGACGATCGCCCCGCGACGGGTGCGCTGGGCGAGGTCGCGGGCCTGGGCCTGCTCGAACGCGCCGATGCGCGCCTGCAGGTCGTCCCGCTCGATGGTCGCGGCGGCGACGTCCTCGCGCACCCGGTCGACCTCGCTCGTGACGGACCAGCCCCAGTACCCGAGCCCGCCGAGCGCCAGCACCGCGCCGGCGACCGCCAGGGGCGCCCTGGGCCCGCCGGAGAAGCCGCGCGCGCGCCGCTCGGGCGGCGGGAGGAGGTTGACGGCCCTCATGACGCCTCCGGCGCGTCCAGCGCCAGGCCGACGGCGACCGCCGCGCGGGCGGCCACCTCGGCGGTCAGGTCGCCGGCCTCGTCGAGCTGCCGGCGCGGGTCGCCGATCTCGACCGGGATGCCGAGCCCCTGCTGGAGGTAGCGGTCGATGCCGGTGCACAGCGACGTGCCGCCCGACAGCACCAGGCGCTCGATCGGCCGGGAGAAGCCCTGCGAGCGGTAGTAGTCGAGCGAGCGGCCGATCTCGCGCACGAGCGGCCGGGCGCCCAGCGCGAGGGCGTGGCGCACCTCCGCGACGGTCTCCGGGTCCCAGCCCTCGAGCGGCTCGCCCAGCAGGCCGCAGGCCGTCTTGACGACCTCCGACTCCTCGGGCGTGAGGCCGGTGCGCTCCGCGACGGCCTTCGTCAGGTGCGACCCGCCGAAGCCCACGAGGCGGGTGAAGTGGCACCGCCGGTCGACCGCGACGATCATGTTGGTGACCTCGGCGCCGACGTGGCAGACCGCCACGGCCGGCGTGTCGGCGCTGCCCTCGTCGATGACCGGCGGCGGCGGCAGCAGGGCCCGCAGGATCGCGAACGCCTCGAGGTCGATCCCCGTGGGGTGCAGCCCCGCCCTGCGGACGGTGGCCGCGAGCCCCTCCACCATGTCGCGGTGGGCGGCGACCACGACGTGGCGCTCCCGCTCGCCGGCGTCGGTCGTGAAGCGCAGCACCGGCTGCGCGTCCACGACCGTCTGCTCCGGCGGGATCGGGATCTGCTCGGCCGCCTCGAACTCGACCGCGGCGCGGCGCTCGGCCTCGTCCTCGAGCGCGGGCAGCTCGATCGTGCGGACGACGACCCGCTGGTTGGCGACGCCCAGGCGCACCTTCTTCCCCGAGAAGCGGGCGGTGCGCCAGAAGCGCTTGATCTCGTCGGCGAGCTCGTCCGGGCGGAGGATCTCGCCGTCGTTCACCAGTCCCGGTGGGAGCGGCTCGACCGCGGCCTTCGCGAGCGTGACCCGCTCGCGGGCGGTCTTCAGCTCGACGCCGGCGATCGCGCTGGATCCGATGTCGAGTGCGACGACGGTGCTCATTGGCGTGGTGTCCGTGTCTCGGGGGGCAGGGGGAGGCGGAGCGGGCGGTCAGCCGAGCCGCTCGGCGTACCAGCCGAGCATCGAGGGACCCCACCACAGGGCGACCAGCGCGCCGGCGGCGAGGAAGGGTCCGAACGGGACGGCCATCCGGCGGGCGCGCGCCCCGAAGCGGGCGAGCAGCGCGACGCCGAGCGCGGCGCCCCCGGCGAAGGCCACGACGAGCGCCGGGACGACCGAGGCGCCGAGCACGGCGCCCATCAGCAGGGCGAGCTTGACGTCGCCGAAGCCCATGCCGCCCGGGTAGAGGAACCACAGCATGAACATGAAGCCGCCCGCCCCGAGCGCGGCGGCGACCGGGACCCACCAGCGGGCCGGGTCTGCCGCGACGCCGACCGCCAGGGCGACGGCGGCCGCGGGCAGCACGACGAGGTCGGGGATCAGCTTGTGCTCGAGGTCGATCGCGACCACCGGGACGAGGCTGACGCCGAGCAGCGCGGCCGCCAGGCCCTCCCAGGTGGGGCCGAAGCCCGCGATGGCGCCGGCGGCGAGCGCGCCGCTGGCGAGCTCGATGGCCGGGTAGCGCCACGACACCCCGGCGCCGCAGCCGCGGCAGCGGCCGCGCAGGGCGAGCCACGACAACACCGGCACCAGCTCGGCGGCGCCGAGGGTGCGCTCGCACGAGGTGCAGTGCGACCGCGGGCGCACGAGCGACGCCCCCGCGGGCCAGCGCGAGGCGACGACCGTGGCGAACGACCCCAGGCAGAGCCCGAGCACGCCGGCCACGACGGCCCAATAGGCGGTGGGGGCACCGAGGAGCATCAGCGGACCACGAACCGGTCGTAGACGAGCACGCCGCGCTGGCGGCTCGAGGCGGCCACGAAGCGCCGGCCGGCGTCGCGCGGCACGAGCAGCCGCAGCCGCACCCGGCCCGGCCCGAGCCGGCCGGTGCCGATGCGCACCGCGAAGCGGCGCGACGTGGGCGCGACGCGGCGGACCGTCTCCCATCCGTCGGAGGAGCGCACCTGCACGACCGCGGGCCGGCGCGGGAACACGCTGCCCCGCACCAGCAGGCGCGTGGTGCGCACGACGCGGCCGGCGGCCAGGCGGAAGGTGACCCGCGGCTTGACCTTGAGGGAGAAGGCGGCCGCGCCGCCGGGCTTGGCGGCGGTGCCGCGCCACACCAGGCGGTAGTCCGCCGTGCGCACGGCGATCAGGCGGAAGCGGTAGCGGCCCCGCCGGTCCGTGCGGACGGTGCCCGCGGGCCGGTAGGCGCCGGCGCCCGCGAGGCGGCGCTCCAGGTGGAGCCGCGCCCGCCTGACCGGCGCGCCGTTGTCCATGAGCTGTCCCGAGACCGTCATCTGCCTGCGGTACTCGACACTCGCGGGTACGGAATTGAGGTTGAAGGACGGCGGCCTGACGCTGCGGAAGCTGCGCGCCGGTGACCACTGCCCGGCGCCGCCGTTGCAGTAGTCCGCCCGCACCCGCCAGTGGTTGAC harbors:
- the gspM gene encoding type II secretion system protein GspM produces the protein MKVTKRDRILLAVLGVVAVLGGFWWFVVKPASADLQAERDRLEAVRDEAGAMRDTLSRYSVSTRSDTARAAERLRLAKALPDGADAPGAIVQLQRLADRANVELTSIKTNSYTDYGSIRGTELEVRITGRFFDVDDFLYRLHRQVAVDEKDRPIIGGRLFATVSLDLNLVQGEADADGDQVVGTVKVVAFSSVPGGAASSVVPAPAAGTPVAAPAPAATTTATAAPAAAAAPGGSATPDGEAAGEPQTVSSPSTGGSQ
- a CDS encoding PilN domain-containing protein encodes the protein MRAVNLLPPPERRARGFSGGPRAPLAVAGAVLALGGLGYWGWSVTSEVDRVREDVAAATIERDDLQARIGAFEQAQARDLAQRTRRGAIVSLVQNRVNWERLVRDLSSAMPRQVWLVNLKGEADPAAADPAAVAAAPGTPVAVVPRGVHLDGYAFTQPQVALAMARAATVRGLGEPRLASSEVELKGGREVIHFVIDIPIDQRAQDRDVLAPTGSAPGAATGATP
- the pilM gene encoding type IV pilus assembly protein PilM, producing MSTVVALDIGSSAIAGVELKTARERVTLAKAAVEPLPPGLVNDGEILRPDELADEIKRFWRTARFSGKKVRLGVANQRVVVRTIELPALEDEAERRAAVEFEAAEQIPIPPEQTVVDAQPVLRFTTDAGERERHVVVAAHRDMVEGLAATVRRAGLHPTGIDLEAFAILRALLPPPPVIDEGSADTPAVAVCHVGAEVTNMIVAVDRRCHFTRLVGFGGSHLTKAVAERTGLTPEESEVVKTACGLLGEPLEGWDPETVAEVRHALALGARPLVREIGRSLDYYRSQGFSRPIERLVLSGGTSLCTGIDRYLQQGLGIPVEIGDPRRQLDEAGDLTAEVAARAAVAVGLALDAPEAS
- a CDS encoding prepilin peptidase, translating into MLLGAPTAYWAVVAGVLGLCLGSFATVVASRWPAGASLVRPRSHCTSCERTLGAAELVPVLSWLALRGRCRGCGAGVSWRYPAIELASGALAAGAIAGFGPTWEGLAAALLGVSLVPVVAIDLEHKLIPDLVVLPAAAVALAVGVAADPARWWVPVAAALGAGGFMFMLWFLYPGGMGFGDVKLALLMGAVLGASVVPALVVAFAGGAALGVALLARFGARARRMAVPFGPFLAAGALVALWWGPSMLGWYAERLG